The following is a genomic window from Deltaproteobacteria bacterium.
CATTTCACCTCTTTATGCGCTGTATGCTTTCTGCAATGCCTGCAATACTTCTTAAGTTCAAGCCTGTCAGGTGTAGTTTTCTTATTTTTTGTAGTTGTATAGTTTCTATTTTTACAGTCACCGCACGCTAATGTTATAATATCTCTCATGTTTTCTCCCCAAATTTATGCAATTATCTTA
Proteins encoded in this region:
- the rpmG gene encoding 50S ribosomal protein L33 — translated: MRDIITLACGDCKNRNYTTTKNKKTTPDRLELKKYCRHCRKHTAHKEVK